A single region of the Chrysoperla carnea chromosome 5, inChrCarn1.1, whole genome shotgun sequence genome encodes:
- the LOC123300674 gene encoding apolipoprotein D-like, whose amino-acid sequence MNQNSLFIVFIVCFNLIQFSYGHSYKFGSCPTIKPVPNFEIEKFLGTWYIPRKTATGSHCLVYNFNRTDDPNEFLVDQYSQHFVLGHTPVSHLYQYEGRMNILDQYNPALMAVRFPMNVAGNASYIVFYATESNSFGITDNSLSKNNRYEFAALHTCQKTAFLHRQSTTILSRTKEIDSDRLNQILDLMKKYGINPYDLSIIPQTNCPNYFNGTENNLVNIKIDDQTFTAKSAANVIRKVGYKLGDGIEFSGKITASLYDHLKGAYNFFRNYVL is encoded by the exons atgaatcaaaattcattatttatcgTGTTTATTgtgtgttttaatttaattcaatttagttATGGACATAGTTATAAATTTGGATCGTGTCCGACTATTAAACCTGtaccaaattttgaaattgaaaag tTTTTAGGTACGTGGTACATACCCCGGAAAACCGCAACAGGAAGTCATTGtcttgtttacaattttaaccgCACCGATGATCCTAATGAATTTCTTGTCGATCAATACAGTCAACACTTTGTTTTGGGTCACACCCCTGTCAGCCATTTATATCAGTATGAAGGGCGTATGAATATTTTGGATCAATATAATCCAGCATTAATGGCTGTTAGATTTCCAATGA ATGTAGCTGGTAATGCTTCGTATATAGTTTTCTACGCAACTGAATCCAATTCATTTGGAATCACCGATAAttctttatcgaaaaataacCGTTATGAATTTGCAGCTTTACATACGTGTCAAAAAACTGCATTTTTACATCGACAATCCACCACAATTCTTTCTCGAACAAAAGAAATTGATTCTGATCGATTAAATCAG attttggatTTAATGAAGAAATATGGTATCAATCCgtatgacttaagtataattCCACAAACCAATTgtccaaattattttaatggcacagaaaataatttggttaatataaaaattgacgaTCAAACATTTACAGCTAAATCAGCGGCGAATGTTATACGAAAAGTTGGTTATAAACTTGGAGATg GTATTGAATTTTCGGGAAAAATAACAGCATCTTTATATGATCATTTAAAAGGagcctataatttttttagaaattacgttttgtaa
- the LOC123300524 gene encoding apolipoprotein D-like gives MRQLIILIVGLTIAANNCHGHTYHLGACPVVEPMQGFDMNKMLGVWYVIQKTSTASNCIIYNFTKTEEPGEYAIEQVSQHFALGLTPLEHEYHYKGLLTIPEPAVPGKMTVRFPLSVAGTATYTILGTDYNTYAGIFTCQKLAFAHRQSATILSREKTLDKNYVDKVRNRLASFNVDPYDLSIITQTNCPKPGQNDSVNINIDDQTFTAHSAAEVVRKAGEKIGDGVEYVSSGVKKIYHKVSDEIQKRQGDSEDQKEQRNNNLNRDPKSEAEWLP, from the exons ATGAggcaattaattattttaattgttggaTTAACAATAGCGGCTAATAATTGTCATGGTCACACATATCATTTGGGTGCATGTCCTGTTGTCGAACCTATGCAAGGTTTTGACATGAATaag atGCTTGGTGTTTGGTATGTCATCCAAAAAACATCAACAGCAagtaattgtataatttataatttcacaAAAACCGAAGAGCCTGGTGAATATGCTATCGAACAAGTTAGCCAACATTTTGCATTAGGATTAACACCATTAGAGCATGAATATCATTATAAAGGATTATTAACTATTCCGGAACCAGCTGTACCAGGAAAGATGACCGTACGATTTCCATTAA gcgTTGCAGGAACAGCAACATACACAATCCTTGGAACCGATTACAATACATACGCTGGAATATTTACATGCCAAAAATTAGCTTTCGCTCATCGTCAATCGGCTACAATTTTATCACGGGAAAAAACacttgataaaaattatgttgacAAG GTACGAAATCGTTTAGCCAGTTTCAACGTTGATCCATACGATTTAAGTATCATTACGCAAACAAATTGTCCAAAACCAGGACAAAATGACAgtgtaaatattaatatcgaTGATCAAACATTCACTGCACATAGTGCCGCAGAAGTCGTACGTAAAGCTGGTGAAAAAATTGGTGATGGCGTCGAATATGTTAGTAGTGGAGTAAAGAAAATTTACCATAAAGTTAGCGATGAAATTCAAAAACGACAAGGTGACAGCGAAGACCAAAAAGAACaacgtaataataatttaaatcgtGATCCAAAAAGTGAAGCCGAATGGTTACcttga
- the LOC123300523 gene encoding fructose-bisphosphate aldolase: MAHFNYLCSSLQDELKKIAEAICAPGKGILAADESVSTMGKRLKDIGVENTEENRRLYRQLLFTTDKEVSNYISGVILFHETVYQKTDNGTLFVDELKSRGIIPGIKVDLGVVPLSGTEDECTTQGLDDLAQRCAQYKKDGCHFAKWRCVLKIGKNTPSYQSMMENANVLARYASICQANRIVPIVEPEILPDGDHDIERCQKVTETVLSFVYKALQDHHVYLEGTLLKPNMVTPGQSAAARATAEQIALSTVTALHRTVPPAVTGVVFLSGGQSEEEATVNLSAINNAPVKHPWALTFSYGRALQASVLRAWSGKVENVKKAQDELINRAKANSLASLGKYQAGSIKSAAGEQGLHIANHAY; the protein is encoded by the exons ATGGcacatttcaattatttatgttCATCATTACAAGATGAACTTAAGAAGATTGCTGAAGCAATTTGTGCTCCCGGTAAAGGTATCTTAGCCGCTGATGAAAGTGTAAGCACAATGGGTAAACGTTTGAAGGATATTGGTGTTGAGAACACAGAAGAAAATCGCCGATTATATCGTCAATTACTTTTCACCACCGACAAAGAAGTCTCCAATTACATTTCTGGTGTAATTTTGTTCCACGAAACCGTATACCAAAAAACCGACAACGGTACATTGTTTGTTGATGAATTAAAAAGTCGTGGAATTATTCCCGGTATCAAAGTCGATTTGGGTGTTGTACCATTAAGTGGAACTGAAGATGAATGCACAACACAAGGTTTAGATGATTTAGCTCAACGTTGCGCTCAATACAAGAAAGATGGTTGCCACTTTGCAAAATGGCGTTGTGtattaaaaattggtaaaaatactCCATCCTATCAATCCATGATGGAAAATGCTAATGTTTTAGCACGTTATGCATCAATCTGTCAAGCAAATCGTATTGTACCAATTGTTGAGCCAGAAATTTTACCTGATGGTGATCATGATATTGAACGATGCCAAAAAGTTACTGAAACAGTACTTTCATTTGTATACAAGGCACTTCAAGATCATCATGTTTACTTAGAAGGCACACTTTTAAAACCAAACATG gTCACACCTGGCCAAAGCGCTGCAGCTCGCGCAACTGCTGAACAAATTGCATTGAGCACAGTCACCGCATTACATCGAACAGTTCCACCAGCAGTTACTGGTGTTGTGTTCTTATCTGGAGGTCAATCTGAAGAAGAAGCAACAGTCAATTTAAGTGCCATCAATAATGCACCAGTCAAACATCCATGGGCCTTAACATTCAGTTATGGACGTGCTTTACAAGCATCCGTTTTACGGGCATGGAGTGGAAAagtagaaaatgttaaaaaagctCAAGATGAATTAATAAATCGTGCAAAG GCTAACTCCCTTGCCTCTCTTGGTAAATACCAAGCTGGTTCCATTAAGAGTGCTGCTGGCGAACAAGGACTTCACATAGCCAATCATGCCTATTAA